The Mucilaginibacter yixingensis genome window below encodes:
- the smpB gene encoding SsrA-binding protein SmpB has translation MANASKDIYIKNKKAYFEYFISDKYTAGVKLLGTEIKSIREGKANLNDAFCTFINEELYVRNLHISEYSYGSFYNHEAKRDRVLLLHKKELKKLQNRTEEKGFTIVPLALFISDRGFAKLEIGLAQGKKLHDKRETMKDRESKIEMDRVMKR, from the coding sequence ATGGCAAACGCTAGCAAAGACATCTACATCAAGAACAAGAAAGCCTACTTTGAGTATTTTATATCAGATAAGTACACCGCAGGCGTAAAGCTGCTGGGTACCGAGATAAAATCCATCCGCGAGGGTAAGGCTAACCTGAACGATGCCTTCTGCACGTTTATCAACGAGGAGCTGTATGTGCGTAACCTGCATATTTCAGAATACTCGTACGGCTCGTTCTACAACCACGAGGCCAAGCGCGATCGTGTGCTGCTGCTCCACAAAAAAGAGTTGAAAAAATTGCAGAACCGCACCGAAGAAAAAGGTTTTACTATTGTACCTCTTGCCCTCTTCATCAGCGACCGTGGCTTTGCCAAGCTGGAAATTGGCCTGGCCCAGGGTAAAAAACTGCATGACAAACGCGAAACCATGAAAGATCGTGAAAGCAAAATTGAGATGGACCGCGTAATGAAGCGGTAA
- a CDS encoding Nramp family divalent metal transporter → MNNSINRESLGSVHGSVDTNKTGWRKVFAFIGPAYLVSVGYMDPGNWATDLAAGSQFGYRLIWVLLLSNLIALLLQSLSVRLGIVRGLDIAQASKNSYPPFVNICLYVLAQISIIACDLAEVIGMAIGLQLLFNLPLIWGVSITMLDTLLLLFLLNKGMRKLESFIVSLIFIVGLSFLIELFIVQPQPMEIAKGFIPHGLSHPELYIAIGIIGATVMPHNLYLHSSLVQTRKIERTDTGIRSAIKFNLWDTTIALNLAFFVNAAILILAASAFFRNGYHEVAEIQDAHKLLRSLFGDVAPKLFALALIASGQSSTITGTLAGQIIMEGHLNLRIAPWLRRLITRLLAIVPAFFTILHAGEDGLGKLLILSQVVLSLQLGFAVIPLIHFTSDKKRMGAFAIRRWTAVLAWLFAILIIGLNGRLVVEQLSDWAASSPQSQQLVHYVFTPLAIAIGVLLIYVFVRPLIFKYNDRPAWVPHGLATSLSKMDAINYNHIGVTIDFSKNDHESIRHAVMQGGKKARYTLIHVVETAGAQYHGIETMDHETQSDVDNLEKYAEEIRTLGYKADPQIGFGFPADAITQIVQEEQIDFLVMGSHGHKVLKDIIYGSTVDKVRHNVHIPVLIVTPKK, encoded by the coding sequence ATGAACAACTCTATAAATCGCGAATCATTAGGCAGCGTACATGGCTCTGTCGATACCAATAAAACCGGCTGGCGCAAAGTTTTTGCGTTTATTGGTCCGGCGTACCTGGTAAGCGTGGGCTATATGGACCCGGGCAACTGGGCTACTGATCTGGCTGCCGGTAGTCAGTTTGGTTACCGGCTCATCTGGGTGCTGCTGCTCTCTAACCTGATTGCGTTGTTGTTGCAATCGCTCAGCGTGCGCCTGGGCATAGTGCGCGGACTGGATATTGCGCAGGCTTCAAAAAACAGCTATCCGCCGTTTGTAAATATTTGTCTGTACGTACTGGCGCAGATCTCCATCATTGCGTGCGATCTGGCCGAGGTAATTGGTATGGCCATCGGTCTGCAATTGCTGTTTAACCTGCCGCTCATTTGGGGCGTATCCATCACCATGCTGGATACTTTGTTGCTGCTCTTTTTGCTCAACAAGGGCATGCGCAAGCTGGAAAGCTTTATTGTGTCGCTGATATTTATTGTGGGTCTGTCGTTCCTTATTGAGCTGTTTATTGTGCAGCCGCAGCCAATGGAGATTGCCAAAGGCTTTATTCCGCATGGTTTGAGCCACCCGGAACTGTATATCGCTATCGGTATTATTGGTGCTACGGTGATGCCGCATAATTTGTATCTGCACTCATCGCTGGTGCAAACCCGTAAAATTGAGCGGACAGACACAGGGATACGCAGCGCTATTAAGTTTAACCTGTGGGATACCACTATTGCCCTCAACCTGGCGTTTTTTGTTAATGCCGCGATATTGATATTGGCGGCAAGTGCCTTCTTCCGCAATGGATACCACGAAGTAGCCGAAATACAGGATGCACACAAGCTACTGCGCAGTCTTTTTGGCGACGTTGCACCCAAACTGTTCGCGCTGGCTCTTATTGCTTCCGGGCAAAGTTCTACCATTACAGGTACGCTGGCCGGGCAGATCATCATGGAAGGTCACCTTAACCTGCGTATTGCCCCATGGCTGCGTAGATTGATTACCCGTTTGTTGGCTATCGTCCCTGCGTTCTTCACCATTTTGCATGCGGGTGAAGATGGCTTGGGCAAACTACTCATCCTGAGTCAGGTGGTGCTGAGTTTGCAGCTGGGTTTTGCGGTAATTCCGCTGATCCACTTTACGTCAGACAAAAAGCGGATGGGCGCTTTCGCTATTCGCAGGTGGACTGCAGTGCTGGCCTGGCTCTTTGCTATCCTCATTATCGGTCTCAATGGTCGGTTGGTGGTAGAGCAGTTGAGCGATTGGGCAGCCTCAAGTCCACAATCACAGCAACTGGTGCATTATGTGTTTACACCGCTCGCCATAGCCATCGGGGTGTTGCTGATTTATGTTTTTGTGCGACCGCTCATCTTTAAATACAACGATAGGCCAGCCTGGGTGCCACACGGACTGGCAACTTCGCTCAGTAAGATGGATGCCATTAACTATAACCACATCGGCGTTACCATTGATTTTTCTAAGAACGATCATGAGTCTATCCGCCATGCGGTAATGCAGGGAGGCAAAAAGGCCCGCTATACCCTTATCCATGTGGTAGAGACTGCCGGCGCACAATATCATGGCATTGAAACGATGGACCACGAAACGCAGAGCGACGTAGATAACCTGGAAAAATATGCAGAGGAGATTCGTACGCTGGGCTATAAAGCCGACCCGCAGATAGGTTTCGGTTTCCCGGCTGATGCTATTACCCAGATTGTGCAGGAAGAACAGATTGATTTTCTGGTGATGGGCTCGCACGGGCACAAGGTGCTCAAGGATATTATTTATGGATCGACAGTAGATAAGGTACGCCACAATGTGCACATCCCGGTGCTGATTGTGACGCCGAAGAAATAA